The following coding sequences are from one Candidatus Poribacteria bacterium window:
- a CDS encoding T9SS type A sorting domain-containing protein, which yields MKTRVVYLLAFLMLFTFLFLPNSFAQERMPQYVVRTVYFVPNDLIPDPNIETDLGVLMKDVQKFFADEMERHGFGRKTFRLETDEAGNVVVHIVIGQFDTAHYYFGAHAAIESEINEHFGGMSKNVYITSVATENGLDCHGIGSGASTHWDLHEGYAYTLHKGATHKGACGPVRDFFGLTIHEMGHTFSLPHDFRTAGVMSYGYKDIPLSLSKDAAEWLDAHRYFNEHPSDTDTMTRIKALPILAYPPNAVILRFELSDPDGLHQARIIGYRKNYSNNAGRSLIACKSLSGTKATVEFITSELGTGELGTFHLIVMDKLGNYTTDPFPFQEEIIQNIHVSNKNQVDINSDGVVDANDRIPHDILKISGDNQQGLPNEWLPEPFVVEVVDANGEPVVGVEVIFRVTQYPIEDRPLVSLRSDHGLLSDIEARTDANGIAQNFLLLGYQVKTLEPVVHVSVIGVSKKIRFNAMAREKMLIDSSAHPNIYWIDAMDNHLYGPEGSQWVHAIQVQSIAYDGLNRQLYWIEGLLSMGNYCAAIKRTSLHDRFSPHIEISTFMNMPVSLAIHPRLGKLYWTNNRGEIQTCTLEGSNIETLITGLDSPKHIAVDTVRSKLYWTDGQEQILSSDVNGENIQIFLKSLQTLGHIAIAGDHLYWTEKTDENNGMIRRTNLNQGTLKLLELLHYLDDVPVGIAVDIDSDKLYWTDTQGRIRRSNIDGSQIEDVIIGLMAPSQLVLNIPLVIDRSVSAAPSHIETLHPDVTEVLPNYPNPFNPETWIPYRLAVPSEVRIAIYAADGKLVRTLDLGNKSVGRYESRSRAAYWDGRNEIGEEVASGIYFYTLTAKEFSATRKMLILK from the coding sequence ATGAAAACAAGAGTCGTTTATTTACTTGCGTTTTTAATGCTCTTTACATTTCTATTCTTGCCGAATAGTTTTGCTCAGGAGCGGATGCCTCAGTATGTTGTGCGAACGGTTTATTTTGTTCCAAATGACCTGATACCCGATCCGAATATTGAAACCGATCTGGGCGTATTGATGAAAGATGTTCAAAAGTTTTTCGCCGACGAAATGGAACGTCACGGATTTGGTAGAAAAACATTTAGACTGGAAACTGATGAGGCAGGAAATGTTGTGGTTCACATTGTGATTGGGCAATTTGATACCGCACATTATTATTTCGGTGCCCATGCAGCCATTGAATCTGAAATCAATGAACACTTCGGCGGTATGTCCAAGAATGTCTATATCACATCCGTCGCCACAGAAAACGGTCTGGATTGCCACGGTATAGGTTCGGGTGCATCAACTCATTGGGATCTTCACGAGGGATATGCATATACACTCCATAAAGGTGCGACTCATAAAGGTGCTTGTGGTCCCGTTCGCGATTTTTTTGGGCTTACAATTCACGAGATGGGGCATACATTTTCACTGCCGCACGATTTTCGGACAGCGGGTGTCATGTCGTATGGATATAAAGACATTCCATTATCATTGTCTAAAGACGCAGCTGAATGGTTAGACGCACATAGGTACTTCAATGAACACCCAAGTGATACTGATACGATGACGAGAATAAAAGCACTTCCAATACTCGCATATCCCCCGAATGCGGTCATTCTACGCTTTGAGTTGAGTGATCCTGATGGGTTGCATCAGGCAAGGATCATTGGTTACCGAAAGAACTACTCTAACAACGCGGGTCGAAGCTTAATTGCTTGTAAATCTTTAAGCGGAACAAAGGCAACTGTTGAATTTATCACCAGCGAATTAGGCACAGGTGAACTTGGGACGTTTCATCTTATAGTAATGGATAAACTTGGAAATTATACAACCGATCCTTTTCCTTTCCAAGAGGAGATTATTCAAAACATCCACGTCTCTAATAAAAATCAGGTGGATATTAACAGCGATGGTGTTGTTGATGCGAATGACCGAATTCCCCATGATATACTAAAAATATCTGGCGACAATCAGCAAGGGCTTCCCAATGAGTGGCTCCCAGAACCTTTTGTTGTAGAAGTTGTTGATGCCAATGGCGAACCCGTTGTAGGCGTAGAAGTCATTTTTCGTGTGACTCAATATCCAATTGAAGATCGACCCTTGGTATCATTGCGGAGCGATCATGGACTGCTTTCTGATATAGAAGCCCGTACGGATGCTAATGGCATCGCTCAGAATTTTCTGTTGTTAGGATATCAAGTAAAAACCCTTGAGCCAGTGGTACATGTTAGCGTTATTGGCGTTTCAAAAAAGATACGTTTTAATGCCATGGCTCGTGAGAAAATGCTTATTGATTCTTCAGCACATCCTAATATATATTGGATAGACGCGATGGATAATCATCTTTATGGGCCTGAAGGGAGTCAATGGGTACATGCTATACAAGTTCAAAGCATCGCTTATGATGGCTTGAATCGACAACTCTACTGGATAGAGGGGCTGCTAAGTATGGGAAATTATTGTGCAGCGATCAAGCGTACTTCACTTCATGATCGTTTTTCGCCTCATATAGAAATCTCCACGTTCATGAATATGCCGGTGAGTCTTGCCATTCACCCGCGTCTTGGTAAACTCTATTGGACGAATAATCGTGGCGAGATTCAAACCTGCACCCTTGAGGGTTCCAATATTGAAACTCTGATAACAGGGCTTGATTCACCCAAACATATCGCCGTAGACACAGTTCGTAGCAAACTTTATTGGACAGATGGTCAAGAACAAATCCTATCGTCAGACGTGAATGGCGAAAATATCCAAATCTTTCTGAAAAGTTTGCAGACGCTCGGCCATATCGCAATTGCCGGTGATCATCTCTATTGGACTGAGAAAACAGATGAAAATAATGGGATGATAAGACGTACGAATCTGAATCAAGGCACGCTGAAATTATTGGAATTATTACACTACTTAGATGATGTGCCAGTAGGCATTGCTGTTGACATTGACAGCGATAAGTTGTATTGGACTGACACGCAAGGACGCATCCGTCGATCAAATATTGATGGTTCGCAAATTGAAGATGTTATTATAGGGTTAATGGCACCGAGTCAACTTGTGCTTAACATTCCTCTGGTTATAGATAGGAGTGTCTCTGCTGCACCATCGCACATTGAGACTTTACACCCTGATGTAACAGAGGTTTTACCGAACTATCCGAATCCATTCAACCCTGAGACGTGGATTCCTTATCGTTTAGCGGTGCCTTCTGAAGTTCGCATCGCTATATATGCTGCAGATGGCAAATTAGTTCGCACGTTAGATTTAGGAAATAAGTCAGTGGGTCGTTATGAATCACGGAGCCGTGCTGCGTATTGGGATGGTAGAAACGAAATAGGCGAGGAAGTCGCAAGCGGTATTTACTTCTACACGCTTACTGCAAAAGAGTTCTCTGCGACTCGCAAAATGTTGATACTAAAATAA
- a CDS encoding potassium channel family protein, translating to MSYQRQVLIALILLVGLLLTGTIGYLIIEKENPAEKWTLLDAIYMTVITLTTVGYETLEMSDTGRIFTLLLLISGLGVFTYSVTIATNFLIQGQLNNFFRRQKMMTDMWICLLF from the coding sequence ATGAGTTATCAACGCCAGGTTCTCATCGCCTTGATCCTCCTTGTCGGTTTGCTCCTGACCGGGACGATCGGCTACCTGATTATTGAAAAAGAGAATCCAGCAGAGAAATGGACGCTTCTTGACGCGATCTATATGACGGTGATTACACTGACAACTGTCGGGTATGAGACCCTCGAAATGAGCGATACAGGCCGCATCTTCACCTTGCTTCTGCTCATCAGCGGCCTCGGTGTGTTTACGTATAGTGTTACCATCGCAACCAACTTCCTCATTCAAGGACAACTCAACAATTTTTTTCGACGCCAAAAGATGATGACGGATATGTGGATTTGTCTGTTGTTTTAA
- a CDS encoding dockerin type I domain-containing protein: MSVVLIVRSAIKHKNSYNTDVNGDGVTNEIDLLIVKAKAHEAIVAAAPTSIRKKKITTWGALKRR; encoded by the coding sequence TTGTCTGTTGTTTTAATTGTGAGAAGTGCAATTAAACATAAAAATTCATATAACACTGATGTTAATGGCGATGGCGTAACCAACGAAATAGATTTACTTATCGTCAAAGCAAAAGCACACGAAGCTATTGTCGCCGCTGCACCAACTTCAATTAGAAAAAAGAAAATAACCACTTGGGGTGCCTTAAAAAGAAGATAA